A single genomic interval of Stieleria maiorica harbors:
- a CDS encoding SGNH/GDSL hydrolase family protein, which translates to MLRILFPASFTLWFLVVSFASAEPPIRPGDRIAIIGNTFADQLRIHGYLETMLLQHTRDNPVSIRNLGWGGDMLSARDRPTGFPTEESTLTDHQTDVIIACFGMGESFNGEQGVERFKNHLKALIDSHIGKQYNGHSAVRLILVSPIACEDLGKRTPDRARQNRELQTYTHAMREVATDANVPFVDLFEASRYLMDEPAGPNLTHNGIHLNPYGYWAISHTFFDQLTADDRVPHQPNWLMRIDAATKSAEAQGVEVTELETDGAELGFQVSETSAPRLRPPTDQPLPPQLEFIRDTLVVENLPRGTYRLTVDDHPVATASAQAWSQGVAIDSSPAHETAQTYRAVVNDKNLQFTYSWKALNQVHIVGERRASPSGKSLPQEVIQFNQLAIELDRQLSRGMELKTRSWRLSRISKPN; encoded by the coding sequence ATGCTCAGAATCCTTTTTCCCGCGTCGTTTACCCTGTGGTTCTTGGTCGTTTCGTTCGCATCCGCCGAGCCGCCCATTCGACCCGGCGACCGCATCGCGATCATCGGCAACACGTTCGCCGATCAATTGAGGATCCACGGCTACCTGGAAACGATGCTCTTGCAGCATACTCGCGATAATCCCGTTTCGATTCGCAATTTGGGATGGGGTGGAGACATGCTGTCGGCACGCGATCGCCCGACAGGATTCCCGACCGAGGAATCGACGCTGACCGACCATCAGACGGATGTGATCATCGCCTGCTTCGGCATGGGCGAATCCTTCAATGGCGAACAGGGCGTGGAGCGATTTAAGAACCATTTGAAGGCCCTGATCGATTCGCACATTGGTAAACAATACAACGGTCATTCGGCAGTCCGGCTGATCCTGGTTTCACCCATCGCATGCGAGGATCTGGGAAAACGAACACCGGATCGGGCGCGGCAGAATCGCGAACTCCAGACGTACACCCATGCGATGCGCGAGGTGGCGACGGACGCCAATGTCCCCTTTGTCGATCTGTTCGAAGCGTCGCGTTATCTGATGGATGAGCCGGCGGGACCGAATTTGACCCACAACGGAATCCATCTCAATCCGTATGGTTATTGGGCCATCAGCCACACGTTCTTTGATCAGTTGACGGCCGACGACCGAGTCCCCCATCAACCCAATTGGCTGATGCGGATCGATGCGGCAACCAAGTCGGCGGAGGCTCAAGGAGTTGAGGTCACCGAATTGGAAACCGATGGGGCGGAGTTAGGATTTCAGGTCAGCGAAACATCTGCACCGAGGCTGCGCCCGCCGACCGACCAGCCGCTTCCGCCACAACTGGAATTCATTCGAGACACTTTGGTCGTCGAAAATCTTCCGCGCGGCACCTACCGACTGACGGTGGATGACCATCCCGTTGCCACCGCGTCCGCTCAAGCCTGGTCTCAAGGCGTGGCCATCGATTCATCCCCGGCCCACGAAACGGCCCAGACATACCGTGCGGTGGTCAATGACAAGAATCTGCAATTCACGTACAGCTGGAAGGCACTCAATCAAGTCCACATCGTCGGCGAGCGCCGCGCGTCCCCCAGCGGCAAATCGCTTCCCCAAGAAGTCATCCAATTCAACCAGCTTGCCATTGAGCTGGATCGACAGCTGAGCCGAGGGATGGAGCTCAAGACACGGTCCTGGCGTCTTTCTCGAATTTCAAAACCGAATTAG